The Brenneria rubrifaciens genome has a window encoding:
- a CDS encoding chemotaxis protein, whose protein sequence is MDNFQKEIEERTNLTSANKFELLLFRLGAAPSASNDEQSEFFGINVFKLREIVPMPSLTKAAGMKSPMLGMVNIRGQIIPVIDLPAVAGCVPATGLNILLVTEYARSTQAFAVETVDDIVRLDWSQVLAAESGASSSYITSIARLDNDNASNRLALVLDVEQILHDIIPVDRDIRIENVEENKYLMKPGAVAIVAEDSKVARSLLEQGLNMMSIPYSMHITGQEAWNKIKAMAQAAQSEGKPISDKIGFVLTDLEMPEMDGFTLTRNIKRDDFLKNIPVIIHSSLSGSANEDHVRNVGADAYVAKFEINELATAIHGVLDKSPR, encoded by the coding sequence ATGGATAATTTTCAAAAAGAGATTGAGGAAAGAACCAACCTCACCTCAGCTAACAAGTTTGAACTCTTATTGTTCCGATTGGGGGCAGCGCCTTCCGCATCAAATGATGAACAATCTGAGTTCTTCGGAATCAATGTGTTTAAGCTTCGCGAAATCGTTCCTATGCCTTCATTGACCAAGGCGGCAGGTATGAAGTCACCCATGCTTGGCATGGTGAACATTCGCGGGCAAATCATCCCCGTTATTGACCTCCCTGCGGTGGCAGGCTGTGTGCCCGCTACCGGACTCAACATTCTTCTTGTGACGGAATATGCGCGCAGTACTCAGGCCTTTGCCGTGGAAACCGTGGACGATATCGTCCGTCTTGACTGGAGTCAGGTCCTTGCCGCAGAGTCTGGTGCGAGCAGCAGCTATATCACAAGTATTGCTCGCCTTGACAACGATAATGCAAGTAACCGTCTGGCGCTGGTGCTGGATGTAGAACAAATTCTGCATGACATCATACCGGTCGATCGTGATATCCGAATCGAGAATGTGGAAGAAAACAAATATTTGATGAAGCCGGGGGCGGTCGCCATTGTAGCGGAAGATTCCAAAGTCGCCCGTTCGCTGCTTGAACAGGGTCTGAATATGATGTCTATTCCTTACAGCATGCATATCACCGGACAGGAAGCCTGGAATAAAATCAAGGCGATGGCGCAAGCGGCACAGTCAGAAGGCAAACCGATTTCGGACAAGATTGGGTTTGTATTAACCGATTTGGAAATGCCGGAGATGGATGGCTTTACGCTGACGCGGAACATCAAACGCGATGATTTTCTAAAAAATATTCCCGTGATTATCCACTCTTCGCTGTCCGGCAGTGCAAACGAAGATCATGTTCGCAATGTGGGCGCGGATGCGTATGTGGCAAAATTCGAAATTAACGAATTGGCCACCGCCATTCACGGCGTGCTGGATAAATCGCCTCGCTAA
- the flhD gene encoding flagellar transcriptional regulator FlhD has product MGTSELLKHIYDINLSYLLLAQRLINDEKASAMFRLGIDEAMADMLMQLTLPQMVKLAETNQLICHFRFNDHNTIKLLTQESRVDDLQQIHTGILLSSHLLQQLTSKEENLPKKRA; this is encoded by the coding sequence ATGGGTACCTCTGAATTACTCAAACACATTTATGACATTAATCTGTCTTATTTGTTACTTGCACAACGCTTAATTAATGACGAAAAAGCGTCTGCGATGTTTCGTTTGGGCATTGACGAAGCAATGGCTGATATGCTGATGCAACTGACTTTGCCGCAAATGGTGAAATTAGCAGAAACTAATCAACTGATATGCCATTTCCGCTTCAATGATCACAATACAATCAAACTCTTGACTCAAGAGTCACGTGTGGACGATCTGCAACAGATTCACACGGGAATTTTGTTGTCGAGTCACTTATTACAACAGTTAACTTCGAAAGAAGAAAACCTGCCTAAGAAAAGGGCATAG
- the dsrB gene encoding protein DsrB encodes MKINDLVTVKTDGEVRREGVVLEIEAFQEGTMYLVSLKDYPAGIWFFNEVESKDGTFVEPINSVQNL; translated from the coding sequence ATGAAAATTAATGATTTAGTGACAGTAAAAACAGATGGGGAAGTGAGGCGGGAAGGCGTGGTTCTGGAGATTGAAGCGTTTCAGGAAGGGACGATGTATCTCGTATCGCTTAAGGATTACCCCGCGGGTATTTGGTTTTTTAATGAGGTTGAGAGTAAAGACGGGACGTTTGTAGAGCCGATAAATTCTGTTCAAAATCTTTAA
- a CDS encoding coniferyl aldehyde dehydrogenase yields MNSPITAASLTETVATMKLAHVQDGPACAELRHDRLERAVQLLTQHHHELEAAITADYGHRSAYQTLMADILAPIRSLRNAQAHLTQWMMPDEQPAPGPGMQARVTYQPLGVVGIISPWNFPLNLAFCPLAGVFAAGNRALIKPSELTPRTAELLADLIGRYFDPLELTTVLGDADVGAAFSAQAFDHLVFTGSTSIGRHVMRAAAENLVPVTLELGGKSPVLVDTDADIPMAVERILTVKTFNAGQICMSPDYVLLPEQARDAFVAHARRFMARTFPTLQDNPDYTAIISERHFQRLQRLLEDARAKGATLVGLEPEGEANAERVARKLAPTLVLDVTDQMQVMQEEIFGPVLPLKTYRNTAEALDYINAHPRPLSAYYFGQDTARQQWFSERTTSGALVVNDVMTHATIESVPFGGVGASGIGAYHGIYGFRRFSHAKAVVVQSLGGESNLPMRAPYADNLTQVTALLTD; encoded by the coding sequence ATGAATTCCCCAATTACCGCCGCCTCCCTGACAGAGACAGTGGCTACCATGAAATTGGCTCACGTGCAGGACGGGCCGGCCTGCGCTGAGCTGCGCCACGATCGGCTGGAGCGCGCCGTACAGTTGCTGACGCAGCACCATCATGAGCTGGAAGCCGCGATCACTGCCGACTACGGCCATCGCAGCGCCTATCAGACTCTGATGGCCGATATACTGGCGCCAATCCGCTCGCTTCGCAATGCGCAGGCGCATCTGACCCAGTGGATGATGCCGGATGAACAACCTGCGCCGGGACCCGGTATGCAGGCGCGGGTGACGTATCAGCCGCTGGGCGTCGTCGGTATCATCAGTCCGTGGAACTTCCCGCTTAATCTGGCTTTTTGTCCATTGGCCGGCGTATTCGCCGCGGGTAATCGCGCGTTGATCAAGCCTTCGGAACTGACCCCGCGCACGGCTGAATTGCTGGCCGATTTGATCGGCCGTTACTTCGATCCGCTGGAACTGACTACCGTGCTCGGCGATGCTGACGTCGGTGCCGCATTCAGCGCGCAAGCCTTCGACCACCTGGTATTTACCGGCAGCACCAGCATCGGCCGGCACGTGATGCGCGCGGCGGCCGAGAATCTGGTGCCGGTCACGTTGGAACTGGGCGGTAAATCGCCGGTGCTGGTGGATACCGATGCCGATATACCGATGGCCGTTGAGCGTATATTGACCGTCAAAACCTTCAACGCCGGGCAGATTTGTATGTCTCCAGACTACGTACTGCTGCCGGAGCAGGCCCGCGACGCTTTTGTGGCGCACGCACGCCGCTTTATGGCCCGAACGTTCCCGACGCTACAGGACAACCCGGATTACACCGCTATTATTAGCGAACGTCATTTCCAACGATTGCAGAGATTACTGGAGGATGCTCGCGCCAAAGGCGCCACGCTGGTAGGGCTGGAGCCGGAAGGCGAAGCCAACGCCGAGCGCGTAGCCCGCAAGCTGGCGCCGACGCTGGTGCTGGATGTTACCGATCAAATGCAAGTGATGCAGGAGGAGATCTTCGGGCCGGTCCTGCCTCTCAAAACGTACCGGAATACCGCTGAAGCGCTGGACTACATCAACGCGCATCCGCGGCCGTTGTCCGCCTACTACTTCGGCCAGGATACGGCCCGGCAGCAGTGGTTCAGCGAGCGCACCACGTCCGGCGCGCTGGTCGTCAACGATGTCATGACCCACGCTACGATTGAATCCGTACCGTTCGGCGGCGTTGGGGCATCCGGTATCGGCGCCTATCACGGCATCTATGGTTTCCGCCGTTTCAGTCATGCCAAAGCGGTGGTGGTGCAGAGTCTCGGCGGCGAGTCCAATTTACCCATGCGAGCGCCTTATGCTGACAACCTGACCCAGGTAACAGCCTTGTTAACTGATTGA
- a CDS encoding KTSC domain-containing protein, which produces MQRQPVSSSRIRSIGYDPENRILEIEFQNKEIYQYVDVSERTYRKFISDAVVSKGRFFDGVIKNKFLCRRIN; this is translated from the coding sequence TTGCAGCGGCAACCCGTATCATCATCAAGGATTCGTTCGATTGGCTATGACCCAGAGAATCGTATTCTTGAAATTGAATTTCAAAATAAAGAGATCTATCAATATGTTGATGTTTCTGAGCGCACCTATAGGAAATTTATTTCTGATGCAGTGGTGTCAAAAGGCCGTTTCTTCGATGGGGTGATAAAAAACAAATTTTTATGTCGCAGGATCAACTAA
- the flhC gene encoding flagellar transcriptional regulator FlhC → MAEKSIVQEAKDIQLAMELISLGARLQMLESETQLSRGRLIKLYKELRGSPPPKGMLPFSTDWFMTWEQNIHSSMFYNAYSFLLKNGQCSGVEAVIKSYRLYLEQCSPQNDSPLLALTRAWTLVRFVDSGMLQLSGCNCCNGMFITHAHQPKNSFVCSLCQPPSRAVKRRKLSQNLADIIPQLLDEQVKHAV, encoded by the coding sequence ATGGCGGAGAAAAGTATTGTTCAAGAAGCGAAAGACATCCAGTTGGCGATGGAGCTCATTTCGCTCGGGGCTCGTTTGCAGATGTTGGAAAGTGAAACGCAGTTAAGCCGTGGACGCTTAATTAAACTTTATAAAGAACTTAGAGGAAGTCCTCCTCCAAAGGGAATGTTACCTTTTTCAACCGATTGGTTTATGACCTGGGAACAGAATATTCATTCATCAATGTTTTATAATGCCTACAGTTTTTTGCTAAAGAATGGGCAGTGCAGCGGTGTCGAAGCAGTAATAAAATCCTATCGCCTTTATTTGGAGCAATGTTCGCCGCAAAACGATTCACCGTTACTGGCTTTAACGCGAGCATGGACACTGGTTCGATTTGTTGACAGTGGTATGTTGCAGCTTTCAGGATGTAACTGCTGTAATGGTATGTTTATCACCCACGCGCATCAGCCTAAAAACAGTTTTGTTTGTAGCCTGTGCCAACCACCCTCCAGAGCAGTAAAAAGGCGTAAACTTTCGCAAAATCTTGCCGATATAATACCTCAACTGCTGGATGAACAGGTAAAACACGCAGTCTGA
- a CDS encoding TetR family transcriptional regulator C-terminal domain-containing protein, which translates to MAPDSRSGRERLMRYWMAWIDDPLLGGWAEHCLVVKLAAEVADLSEDMRFILCEGVTRLIARIAATVEDGQRDGSLLPALAPETTTQTLYQLWLGAALLSKLGQNKAPLHQALVATELLLPHPEAVQAAEPTASTSLPNI; encoded by the coding sequence TTGGCACCCGATTCGCGCAGTGGCCGCGAACGCCTGATGCGCTATTGGATGGCGTGGATTGATGACCCGTTGCTGGGCGGCTGGGCCGAACACTGTCTGGTGGTCAAGCTGGCCGCCGAGGTAGCGGATCTGTCCGAGGACATGCGCTTCATCCTGTGCGAGGGGGTAACGCGGCTGATCGCCCGCATCGCGGCAACGGTGGAGGACGGGCAGCGCGACGGCTCGTTGCTGCCTGCGCTGGCGCCGGAGACGACCACGCAGACCCTGTACCAGCTCTGGCTGGGGGCGGCGCTGCTATCCAAACTCGGCCAGAACAAAGCCCCCTTGCATCAGGCACTGGTCGCAACTGAATTACTATTGCCTCATCCAGAGGCAGTGCAGGCGGCTGAGCCAACGGCCAGCACGTCTTTACCCAATATCTGA
- a CDS encoding type 1 glutamine amidotransferase domain-containing protein has translation MNVLIVLTSHDRLGNTGKKTGFWLEEFTAPYYVFKDAGANITLVSPLGGQPPLEPKSNEADAQTASTERFRNDPQAQTALANTGKLADVNADDFDTVFYPGGHGPLWDLAENADSIALIETVARAGKPLGLVCHAPGVLRHVRAADGQPLIKGRKVTGFSNSEEAAAQLTDVVPFLIEDEFRQLGGLYEKGADWQPYVVTDGHLITGQNPASSEAAAEALLKQLA, from the coding sequence ATGAACGTCTTAATCGTCCTGACTTCTCATGACCGTCTCGGTAACACGGGAAAGAAAACCGGCTTCTGGCTGGAGGAATTCACCGCGCCTTACTATGTGTTCAAAGACGCGGGTGCCAACATCACGTTGGTCTCGCCGCTGGGCGGCCAGCCGCCACTGGAGCCAAAGAGTAACGAAGCCGATGCGCAGACCGCATCGACCGAGCGTTTCCGTAACGACCCGCAAGCACAGACAGCGCTGGCCAATACCGGCAAGCTGGCTGACGTGAACGCCGATGATTTCGACACGGTATTTTATCCGGGCGGTCACGGCCCACTCTGGGATCTCGCGGAAAACGCCGACTCCATTGCATTGATAGAAACGGTTGCACGTGCGGGAAAACCTCTTGGTTTGGTCTGTCATGCGCCAGGCGTACTGCGTCACGTCCGTGCAGCCGACGGTCAGCCGCTGATCAAAGGTCGTAAGGTTACCGGTTTTTCCAATAGCGAAGAAGCCGCGGCGCAATTGACCGATGTCGTCCCGTTTCTAATCGAAGACGAATTCCGGCAACTCGGCGGTCTGTATGAAAAAGGCGCCGACTGGCAACCTTACGTTGTCACAGACGGTCACCTGATTACCGGCCAGAACCCTGCCAGTTCCGAAGCGGCGGCCGAGGCACTTCTCAAGCAACTGGCTTAA